In Leptospiraceae bacterium, one DNA window encodes the following:
- a CDS encoding amino acid permease — MEFKRTLSLFDSVSLIFGTVIGSGIFFTSGFILSKVENPYLVLFLWILGGLVAIAGALTYSYPAILFPKAGGDYIYLKEAYNPFVGFLSGWISLLITFSATISALSLAFSKYLMYFFPENFLESISFQLNFIGLNIQFGSTQVFALLSVYTLSAIGYFGIQASFRIQNLLTVVKFGGLILFIFFGFIIGNKNYSFFSDPFLNTEKISFGNLLFGLIPITFSYFGWNMVTYIAGEIKDPKKNIPRAIVIACSLISLFYILINFLFLVSLPVHEMKSNEGIGIVSSKYLFGDKILPLLSFLFLWIILSSLSGIIIGGSRIYFALANDGLFFQSLAKLHPKYNSPYIAIFFQALYASIFIIIKDLESLVYFVTAGILFLSILTAASTFLFIKRKLYSEYKIPFYPFTPLFFIAINSAILGAIVYEKPVEALWGLGVFLLSIPVYFLYTNSFIKTLKRFLHH; from the coding sequence TTGGAATTCAAAAGAACTCTATCTCTGTTTGATTCTGTTTCTTTAATATTCGGAACAGTGATTGGATCCGGAATTTTTTTTACATCAGGGTTTATACTTTCTAAGGTGGAAAACCCATATTTAGTATTATTTCTTTGGATTCTGGGAGGCTTAGTTGCGATAGCCGGTGCACTCACCTATTCCTATCCTGCAATTTTGTTCCCAAAAGCAGGTGGAGACTATATATATTTAAAAGAAGCCTATAACCCTTTTGTTGGTTTTCTTAGCGGATGGATTTCTTTACTAATTACTTTTTCTGCTACAATTTCTGCCTTATCACTTGCTTTTTCAAAATATTTAATGTATTTTTTTCCTGAAAATTTTTTAGAGTCTATTTCTTTTCAACTAAATTTTATAGGCTTGAATATTCAATTTGGGTCAACCCAAGTATTTGCTTTACTATCTGTTTACACTCTAAGTGCTATTGGTTATTTCGGAATCCAAGCATCCTTTAGAATACAAAACCTTCTAACCGTTGTGAAATTTGGAGGACTTATACTTTTTATTTTTTTTGGATTTATTATAGGAAATAAAAATTATTCTTTTTTTTCTGATCCTTTTTTAAATACAGAAAAAATCTCTTTTGGAAATTTACTATTCGGACTCATCCCTATAACTTTTTCGTATTTTGGATGGAATATGGTAACCTATATTGCGGGTGAGATCAAAGACCCAAAGAAAAACATTCCTAGAGCAATCGTAATCGCATGCAGCTTAATTAGTCTATTTTATATTTTGATAAACTTTTTATTTTTAGTTTCTCTTCCTGTCCATGAAATGAAATCAAATGAAGGGATAGGGATTGTCTCTTCAAAATATTTATTCGGTGATAAAATTCTGCCCCTTCTATCATTTTTGTTTCTCTGGATTATACTCAGCTCTCTATCTGGAATTATCATTGGTGGTTCCAGAATCTATTTTGCACTTGCAAATGACGGGTTATTTTTCCAAAGCCTTGCCAAGCTCCACCCAAAATACAATTCACCCTATATCGCAATTTTTTTTCAGGCGCTTTATGCGAGTATTTTTATTATCATCAAAGACTTAGAAAGTCTTGTTTACTTTGTCACGGCAGGGATTTTATTTTTATCTATTCTAACCGCAGCCTCAACCTTCCTGTTTATAAAAAGAAAATTGTATTCTGAATACAAAATCCCTTTCTATCCTTTTACTCCCTTATTTTTTATTGCAATAAACTCTGCAATCCTTGGAGCTATTGTCTATGAAAAACCTGTAGAAGCACTGTGGGGACTTGGAGTATTTTTACTTTCCATACCGGTTTACTTTTTATATACAAACTCTTTTATCAAAACCTTAAAACGGTTTTTGCATCATTAG
- a CDS encoding 1-acyl-sn-glycerol-3-phosphate acyltransferase, translated as MAEKEATVGRWHKEFFENIHIFLKSGMSEPDAKALLEKFLMLSGSTPMPPVMNIFKEPESIETISVYTERQEKARDFMNQFLAPIMKNFKVEGLENLEEVSKLIGKYPITLISNHLSHLDAPAIFQLIYNSSEYGKKFAENMVFIAGRLAFEPDFTRLGLYMFGTLLVCSKRDMSDNPSLSDLMTKINMRSFRLSQKLQGEGKVLCIFPEGTRSRDGRLMAFVDTVYHYVANKVVIPISLEGTEKILPTTGFLFNAAQGRIVIGKPVLVGELSKKLMESFPAHIEQIKFPEIGDKKQFLIDNLALLVGSNLHKHHHGTYRNLYNGDAYDPKHNVLIQKPKSPEENIVVIGSSNMSVAVGTLLANKNVTVTIYQPNKELSEQCELERRDIEHYPLYKLPPNIRFTSDPEILSNATLFVQGANPWELDTIYPTIKNYIQKNKAPIVNVIKGFTGSPKGLILDDLVNIFGIEEERLSVVAGACYPDQIMERKISGFEVAATNKDLLPKIKKLFSTGYIFSRRAINETDVKGVQLGGALKTIYALSMGIVEGYFKQNLGGNVDNTLFHLSNRFFKEMTEIGIHLGGHKETFQGLSGLTDFMLACFGSDTRDRKHGFDLAMGNQLDKMSNGFYGLRVLPNLIKITKEEYPVVASAYSVVIQKKNLDEIITNMQGELLKPRS; from the coding sequence ATGGCAGAAAAAGAAGCAACCGTAGGCAGATGGCACAAAGAATTTTTTGAAAATATTCATATCTTTTTGAAATCTGGGATGAGTGAGCCTGATGCGAAGGCTCTTTTGGAAAAGTTTTTAATGCTTTCGGGCTCGACTCCAATGCCTCCGGTTATGAATATATTCAAAGAGCCGGAATCTATCGAGACTATATCGGTTTACACGGAAAGGCAAGAAAAAGCACGAGATTTTATGAATCAGTTTCTTGCACCGATTATGAAAAATTTTAAGGTAGAAGGATTGGAAAATCTTGAAGAGGTCTCCAAATTAATAGGAAAATACCCGATTACTCTAATTTCTAACCATTTGAGTCACTTGGACGCGCCCGCTATTTTTCAATTGATATATAATTCGAGTGAATACGGTAAAAAATTTGCAGAGAATATGGTATTTATTGCGGGGAGGCTTGCTTTTGAGCCCGATTTTACTCGTCTTGGACTTTATATGTTTGGTACACTTTTGGTTTGCTCTAAAAGAGACATGTCAGACAATCCGAGTTTATCCGATCTTATGACTAAAATCAATATGAGGTCTTTTAGACTATCTCAAAAATTACAGGGTGAGGGTAAAGTTCTTTGTATTTTTCCGGAAGGGACAAGATCCAGAGACGGAAGACTTATGGCTTTCGTGGATACTGTGTACCACTATGTAGCCAATAAAGTAGTTATTCCGATTTCTCTCGAAGGAACAGAAAAAATTCTACCTACAACCGGATTTTTATTTAACGCAGCTCAAGGTAGAATTGTGATAGGTAAACCTGTGCTTGTAGGAGAGCTATCCAAAAAGTTGATGGAAAGTTTTCCTGCCCATATAGAGCAGATTAAATTTCCTGAGATTGGAGACAAGAAGCAGTTTTTGATTGATAACCTTGCACTTCTTGTAGGCTCTAATTTACACAAGCACCACCACGGGACATACAGAAACTTGTATAATGGAGACGCTTACGATCCTAAGCATAATGTACTGATTCAAAAGCCTAAGTCTCCCGAGGAAAATATTGTAGTGATCGGATCGAGCAATATGTCGGTCGCTGTTGGGACTTTACTTGCAAATAAAAATGTGACTGTTACGATATACCAGCCTAATAAAGAGTTGAGTGAGCAGTGTGAATTAGAAAGAAGAGACATTGAACACTACCCTCTGTACAAACTTCCACCGAATATCCGATTTACAAGCGATCCAGAAATTCTATCCAATGCTACTTTATTTGTGCAAGGAGCAAATCCTTGGGAGCTTGATACGATTTACCCTACAATTAAAAATTATATTCAAAAAAATAAGGCTCCCATTGTAAACGTGATTAAGGGATTTACTGGATCCCCTAAGGGTCTTATTTTAGACGACTTAGTGAATATATTCGGAATTGAAGAAGAAAGATTGTCCGTTGTAGCCGGAGCCTGCTACCCGGATCAAATCATGGAAAGAAAAATTTCAGGATTTGAAGTCGCAGCTACAAATAAGGACTTACTCCCCAAAATAAAAAAGCTATTCTCAACCGGATATATTTTTTCGAGAAGAGCGATAAACGAGACAGACGTGAAAGGTGTTCAACTCGGTGGTGCTTTAAAAACAATCTATGCTCTTTCTATGGGAATTGTGGAGGGGTATTTTAAACAAAACTTAGGTGGCAATGTTGACAATACCTTGTTTCATCTATCCAACCGATTTTTTAAAGAAATGACTGAAATTGGAATACACCTTGGAGGACACAAGGAAACATTTCAAGGGTTATCCGGGTTGACTGATTTTATGTTGGCTTGTTTTGGATCTGATACAAGAGACAGAAAACATGGATTTGATTTGGCAATGGGAAACCAATTAGATAAAATGTCCAATGGATTTTATGGATTAAGAGTCCTTCCGAATTTGATAAAAATTACGAAAGAAGAATACCCTGTAGTTGCAAGTGCATATTCAGTTGTAATCCAGAAAAAGAATTTGGACGAAATAATCACGAATATGCAGGGAGAACTTTTAAAACCAAGAAGTTAA
- a CDS encoding ATP phosphoribosyltransferase regulatory subunit yields the protein MDKLQKTIGKSGELKWIPDGFHFLSPEKSTYRRKLLDKIHKFFMKNGYLEVIPPSFDFSSSFSGHLSEMEKTHLLKYKDLSGSEISPSFDLTIQVVKGMASFSYPTETQKVFYSSRVIKDSQRKNGSKRETFQLGAEIIGRSDYHTFIGLLEELENLFLNINFPYPITLVLGNTLVFEKISTFLNLNSTEKELFSDIVYSKNTPSLNGFFQDKEVPVDFQNLIRSILFNFDFHNLKTDILHISKKYDLKLENLISETENILSVWNEKKRAFDFCLDFSLIRDLNYYTGFVFHAYSGNISDPVFMGGAYDHLYERYSGVQKNACGFAMSMDIVEELLKNERIGV from the coding sequence ATGGATAAATTACAAAAAACAATAGGGAAATCAGGTGAGTTAAAATGGATCCCTGACGGGTTTCATTTCCTAAGCCCGGAAAAAAGCACGTATAGAAGAAAACTTTTAGATAAAATTCATAAATTTTTTATGAAAAATGGATATTTAGAGGTAATTCCACCCTCCTTTGACTTCAGCTCTTCTTTTTCAGGTCACTTGAGCGAAATGGAAAAAACCCACCTCTTAAAATATAAAGACCTATCGGGGAGCGAAATTTCCCCCAGTTTTGATTTGACGATTCAAGTAGTAAAAGGTATGGCGAGTTTTTCTTATCCGACTGAAACTCAAAAGGTTTTTTACTCCAGTAGGGTAATCAAAGACAGCCAAAGAAAAAACGGATCCAAAAGAGAGACTTTTCAGTTAGGAGCAGAAATCATAGGTAGATCCGATTACCATACTTTTATAGGTTTATTGGAAGAATTGGAAAATTTATTTTTGAATATAAATTTCCCTTATCCTATCACCTTGGTCTTGGGAAATACTTTGGTATTTGAAAAAATCAGCACTTTCCTAAATTTAAATTCTACAGAAAAAGAATTGTTTTCCGATATAGTCTATTCTAAAAATACCCCTAGTTTGAACGGTTTTTTTCAAGATAAAGAAGTTCCAGTTGATTTCCAAAATCTAATACGATCTATTCTATTCAATTTTGATTTCCATAATCTAAAGACAGATATTCTTCATATTTCAAAAAAGTACGATTTAAAACTTGAAAATCTAATTTCCGAAACAGAAAATATACTCTCTGTTTGGAATGAGAAAAAAAGAGCCTTCGATTTTTGTTTAGATTTTTCCCTGATTCGAGATTTGAATTACTATACCGGCTTTGTTTTTCACGCATACTCAGGAAATATTTCTGACCCTGTATTTATGGGAGGAGCTTATGACCACTTATACGAGAGGTATTCCGGTGTTCAAAAAAATGCATGTGGTTTTGCCATGAGCATGGATATTGTAGAAGAGTTATTAAAAAACGAAAGAATAGGAGTTTGA
- a CDS encoding adenylosuccinate synthase — protein MPASLVVGAQWGDEGKAKVIDYLSKDTDIIVRYQGGANAGHTVVVDGKKYIFHLVPSGVIYDNTLCVIGNGVVLDPESFLQECEKLVSDGFRVFEKLLISDSCHIILPYHKSIDAFKESSSSTDRKIGTTKRGIGICYADKMMRVGLRAGDILDLDILKEKVRTIVKQKNAELTKFYGLPEVSFEEIMEKINPFREKVAHIITNTSYFLNTELSKGKKVLLEGAQGTGLDVDFGTYPYVTSSNPTTGGALCGTGISYQYLKKVYGITKAYTTRVGEGPFPTEIFGEEGQKLRDLGGEYGATTGRPRRCGWFDVEVMKHSARVNGLDSLCMTKIDILSQYDKIPVGVGYEYKGKKIDYFPSHGLENIKVLYEEFPGWKENIMGVKNFNNLPDNCKNFLKKIQELVGVPISILSTGPDRGDTLIL, from the coding sequence ATGCCTGCAAGTTTAGTAGTTGGTGCACAATGGGGTGATGAAGGGAAGGCAAAAGTTATTGATTACCTTAGTAAAGATACTGATATTATTGTAAGATACCAAGGTGGAGCTAATGCAGGTCATACAGTTGTTGTAGATGGGAAAAAATATATTTTTCACTTAGTTCCTTCCGGTGTGATTTATGACAATACGTTATGCGTAATCGGTAATGGTGTTGTACTCGATCCGGAATCATTTTTGCAAGAATGTGAAAAATTAGTTTCAGACGGATTTAGAGTTTTTGAAAAGTTACTGATTAGTGACTCCTGCCACATAATTCTCCCCTACCATAAATCCATTGATGCATTCAAAGAGTCCTCTTCTTCCACTGACAGAAAAATCGGAACTACAAAAAGAGGAATCGGAATTTGCTATGCAGACAAAATGATGCGAGTAGGACTCCGGGCAGGAGATATATTGGATCTCGACATTTTAAAAGAAAAAGTTCGTACTATCGTAAAACAAAAAAATGCTGAATTAACAAAATTCTATGGACTTCCAGAAGTTAGTTTTGAAGAAATTATGGAAAAAATTAACCCTTTCCGAGAAAAAGTTGCCCACATTATTACAAATACTTCCTATTTTTTAAATACCGAGCTAAGCAAAGGGAAAAAAGTTTTATTGGAAGGAGCACAAGGCACAGGACTCGATGTGGATTTTGGGACATACCCTTATGTTACAAGCTCTAACCCTACAACCGGTGGTGCGTTATGCGGAACAGGAATATCGTATCAATATTTAAAAAAAGTTTACGGAATCACTAAGGCTTATACTACCAGAGTCGGTGAAGGGCCCTTCCCTACAGAAATATTTGGAGAAGAAGGACAAAAACTTCGCGACCTGGGTGGAGAATATGGAGCCACTACAGGCAGACCGAGAAGGTGTGGATGGTTTGACGTAGAAGTGATGAAACATTCTGCAAGAGTAAACGGACTCGATTCTTTATGTATGACAAAAATTGATATTTTAAGCCAGTACGATAAAATACCAGTCGGTGTAGGATATGAGTACAAAGGAAAAAAAATCGATTACTTTCCTTCTCATGGTTTAGAAAATATAAAAGTATTGTACGAAGAATTTCCGGGCTGGAAAGAAAATATCATGGGAGTCAAAAATTTTAACAATCTACCGGATAATTGTAAAAATTTTCTTAAAAAAATTCAAGAATTAGTCGGAGTTCCAATTTCTATTCTATCTACAGGTCCAGACAGAGGAGATACTCTAATTCTATGA